From Microcystis aeruginosa NIES-2549, a single genomic window includes:
- a CDS encoding DUF4347 domain-containing protein — protein MTSTLLPSLSAVDDVLFNFAQSDGFVQANQVDSARNQRLTATVVFLDAGVSDYQSLQAGVISEVATVILTPNQDGIEQISAFLQRNPQITTIHLVSHGAPGCLYLGNCQLNLTNIYDYRQQLQNWAKINHILRRCQIER, from the coding sequence ATGACTTCTACCCTTTTGCCGAGCCTTTCTGCTGTTGACGATGTTTTGTTCAATTTTGCTCAATCTGATGGCTTTGTTCAAGCTAATCAGGTGGATAGTGCGAGAAATCAGCGTTTAACCGCTACCGTAGTTTTCCTCGATGCTGGTGTTAGCGATTATCAAAGTCTCCAAGCTGGAGTAATTTCAGAAGTCGCCACCGTTATTCTCACTCCCAATCAAGACGGAATCGAACAAATATCCGCTTTTTTACAACGAAATCCCCAGATTACCACCATTCACCTGGTTTCCCATGGTGCGCCGGGATGCTTATATTTAGGGAATTGTCAACTTAATTTAACAAATATTTACGATTATCGCCAACAGTTACAGAATTGGGCGAAGATTAATCATATTCTACGGCGTTGTCAAATTGAAAGATGA
- a CDS encoding transposase family protein has translation MKNYTWEYIQKYPKQTKRLLGIDYQQLEQLMALGKLIHRKNQSEIEKTKIRINQPGSGTPPKLSEEEQIVLMLVYLRHHLSFQILGLIFQVSESTAHNIFTYWQKLFEGELPPSLLEQIKKCQEEEIIIEQLRDYELIVDSAEQPVERPTDYQEQKIYYSGKQKRHTLKSQFIVLPKAEDIVDVVIGQPGPTSDIKICRQTLSKFDSQQTFIGDKAYLGENQIRTPDKKPKNGELTENQIKENKVLSSRRIFVEHLIRVVKVFKVVQERFRLNKSRYKSVLLTVCGLVRLRISALILEVIEGEQSGEVIDVIISHSFPSKLDFVSSNPD, from the coding sequence ATGAAAAACTACACTTGGGAATACATTCAAAAATATCCGAAACAAACTAAAAGACTATTAGGAATTGACTACCAACAACTAGAACAACTGATGGCACTTGGAAAACTTATACATCGGAAAAACCAATCAGAAATCGAAAAAACCAAAATTAGGATTAATCAACCAGGAAGCGGAACACCTCCTAAATTATCAGAAGAGGAACAAATTGTTCTAATGTTGGTTTATTTAAGACATCATCTAAGCTTTCAAATCTTAGGACTAATATTTCAAGTGAGTGAATCAACGGCTCATAATATCTTTACCTATTGGCAAAAACTTTTTGAAGGAGAGTTACCGCCAAGTTTGTTAGAACAAATAAAGAAGTGCCAAGAAGAGGAAATAATAATTGAACAATTAAGGGATTATGAGTTGATTGTCGATAGCGCAGAACAGCCCGTGGAGAGGCCGACCGATTATCAAGAACAAAAAATATATTATTCGGGAAAGCAAAAAAGACATACTTTAAAAAGTCAATTTATTGTCTTGCCAAAAGCTGAAGATATTGTTGATGTAGTTATTGGTCAACCTGGTCCGACGAGCGACATAAAAATCTGTCGGCAAACTTTAAGCAAATTCGATTCTCAACAAACTTTTATTGGAGATAAAGCTTACCTAGGAGAAAATCAAATCAGAACTCCTGATAAAAAACCTAAGAATGGAGAATTAACCGAGAATCAAATTAAAGAAAATAAAGTTTTATCATCTCGGCGAATTTTTGTTGAGCATTTAATTCGAGTTGTCAAAGTATTTAAAGTAGTTCAAGAAAGATTTAGATTAAATAAAAGTCGATATAAATCGGTTTTACTGACCGTTTGTGGCTTAGTAAGGTTGAGAATTAGTGCGCTAATTTTAGAAGTAATAGAAGGGGAGCAATCAGGGGAAGTAATTGACGTTATAATTAGCCATAGTTTTCCGTCAAAATTGGATTTTGTCTCTTCAAACCCTGATTAA
- a CDS encoding type II toxin-antitoxin system VapC family toxin produces the protein MNIILDACAVIAFVRNETGADLVRETITNQNNNKMIHVVNLCEVYYNFYRDIGESETEKLIQELSDINIKTRFDLSSKFWRQVSQYKALIKRISLADCFALTLANQEKGILLTSDRKEFEPIIPLNICQINFIR, from the coding sequence ATGAATATCATTTTAGATGCTTGTGCTGTAATTGCTTTTGTTCGTAATGAAACAGGAGCGGATCTTGTCAGAGAAACCATCACTAATCAAAATAATAACAAAATGATTCATGTTGTTAATCTTTGCGAAGTTTACTATAATTTTTATCGCGATATAGGAGAATCAGAAACAGAAAAACTAATTCAAGAATTAAGTGATATTAACATAAAAACTCGCTTTGATTTAAGTAGCAAGTTTTGGCGACAAGTAAGCCAATATAAGGCACTAATTAAGCGCATTTCTTTAGCTGATTGTTTTGCTTTGACTTTAGCCAATCAAGAAAAAGGAATTTTACTTACTTCTGACCGAAAAGAATTTGAACCGATTATTCCTCTTAATATTTGTCAGATTAATTTTATTCGTTAA
- a CDS encoding CARDB domain-containing protein, whose product MDTYSPALRSAVADVLQSLGDFAADPLFAEKFKLVFGTEITPRRFRALTSPGNLPEVEILADGILDGAVGAFSAQTGKIYLSESVVNGDAGRLRAVLLEEIGHYLDLVVNAQDTTGDEGELFSALVRGVEIGSGELRRLQTEDDWAVITIDEQLVAVEQATTNLGLRQGYGYRDDSVTTSDSGDIWIFSTTGQGNSNHYVQVSSTATNVDLVLDLYNHSTGQLLVRADDYGSNYNLEGISLADLPAGTYSAVVYNYYGANIGWPGSAGYRLEINAPQSDLWPVPLELIISTTPGNSTQATQITSTNTLYIDGAWQNIGSGSTVSGFWSRLLLNGTQIASWNNLAFSAGDFDYFTDFALGPLAPGNYTLTLQVDSTNAVFESDESNNTYSRTFTVTAPSIPQDGYESNNTLATARNLGTLSGLSALQNLTIHSSTDTDFFRFTTAGTSTDEHYIAAFFNGAQGIIDLNFFDSAGNFLFYALGEGSGYNYVPLGGLPAGTYVVQLGSYAGQTSPGYLLEFNLPVAFTTTGDRLETSGNSNRPLHNLIKSQYIGYNKTNSNSKKP is encoded by the coding sequence ATGGATACCTACTCCCCCGCCTTACGCTCTGCTGTTGCTGATGTTCTCCAATCCCTAGGGGATTTTGCCGCTGATCCTCTCTTTGCGGAAAAGTTTAAGCTAGTTTTTGGCACGGAGATTACGCCACGACGGTTCCGTGCGTTAACGTCCCCCGGAAATCTGCCGGAAGTTGAAATCCTAGCGGATGGGATTTTAGACGGCGCGGTAGGGGCTTTTTCGGCCCAGACAGGCAAGATCTATCTGTCGGAGTCGGTGGTTAATGGGGATGCGGGGCGCTTGCGGGCGGTGTTGTTAGAGGAGATTGGGCATTATTTGGATTTGGTGGTTAACGCTCAGGATACAACCGGGGATGAGGGTGAGTTGTTTTCGGCGCTGGTGCGGGGTGTTGAGATTGGCAGTGGGGAATTGCGTCGCCTACAGACAGAGGATGATTGGGCGGTCATTACCATTGATGAGCAGTTGGTCGCAGTAGAGCAGGCGACAACTAATCTGGGTTTAAGGCAAGGATATGGCTATCGAGATGATTCCGTCACGACATCAGACTCCGGCGATATCTGGATTTTTTCGACCACCGGTCAGGGAAATAGTAATCATTACGTCCAAGTGTCCTCTACCGCAACGAACGTTGATCTGGTACTAGACCTTTATAATCACTCTACCGGCCAGCTTTTAGTTCGCGCAGACGATTATGGCTCAAATTATAATTTAGAGGGCATTTCCCTTGCAGATCTTCCTGCTGGAACCTATTCTGCTGTTGTTTATAACTATTACGGTGCTAACATTGGTTGGCCAGGCTCGGCTGGCTACCGACTAGAGATTAATGCGCCCCAGTCGGATTTGTGGCCTGTACCGTTGGAGTTGATTATTTCCACGACGCCGGGGAACTCGACCCAAGCCACCCAGATCACCTCGACTAATACTCTCTATATCGACGGCGCTTGGCAGAATATCGGCAGTGGCAGTACGGTATCGGGCTTTTGGAGCCGTTTACTTCTGAATGGAACCCAGATTGCTTCTTGGAATAACCTTGCGTTTAGCGCTGGCGACTTTGACTACTTCACCGACTTCGCTCTTGGCCCTCTAGCACCGGGCAACTATACCCTGACCTTACAGGTTGACTCTACCAATGCGGTTTTTGAGAGTGACGAGTCGAATAACACATATTCTCGCACGTTTACAGTCACAGCACCGAGTATTCCTCAAGATGGATACGAATCCAATAACACCCTCGCGACGGCAAGAAATCTCGGAACCCTGAGCGGATTAAGCGCCCTGCAAAATCTGACCATTCACAGTTCTACAGATACCGACTTTTTCCGCTTTACCACGGCGGGAACCTCCACCGATGAACACTATATCGCCGCTTTCTTTAATGGCGCTCAGGGGATTATTGATCTTAATTTCTTTGACAGCGCCGGTAACTTTCTGTTCTATGCTCTGGGAGAAGGGTCTGGCTACAACTATGTTCCCCTAGGCGGTTTACCGGCGGGGACCTACGTTGTCCAGTTGGGGAGTTATGCTGGGCAGACCAGTCCTGGTTATTTACTGGAATTTAATCTGCCAGTGGCTTTTACGACTACAGGTGATCGCCTAGAAACCAGTGGCAATTCTAATAGACCTCTCCATAATTTAATTAAATCACAATATATAGGATATAATAAAACAAATAGTAACTCAAAAAAGCCATGA